From a region of the Helianthus annuus cultivar XRQ/B chromosome 5, HanXRQr2.0-SUNRISE, whole genome shotgun sequence genome:
- the LOC110871312 gene encoding RHOMBOID-like protein 12, mitochondrial → MLNGLMGCNKWVKQVVNKIKGVVGPRQLHSTRRLTPENGATKGLILANVAVYLLSKVADTKFIRQNFTVLLDNFNSGRYHTMITSAFSHKDFLHILPNIIALYSYGKRMEQRFGPEFLLKLYLAGAFTGSVSFLLHRVFLALSSKDKQSCESDRSKLAAYGASDAVMAILMLDTLLTPVNISLGKFTIPAHALLAGSYIWDDIQKLKEDNKISGSAHLGGAAVGIITWAWLRKGRL, encoded by the exons ATGTTAAACGGGTTGATGGGTTGTAATAAATGGGTTAAACAGGTCGTAAACAAGATTAAGGGTGTTGTTGGTCCACG GCAATTACATTCTACAAGGAGACTCACACCTGAAAATGGTGCGACAAAAGGCTTGATCTTAGCAAATGTGGCTGTGTATCTGCTCTCGAAAGTTGCCGACACAAAGTTCATAAGGCAGAACTTCACG GTACTTCTGGATAACTTTAACAGCGGACGGTATCATACTATGATAACTTCTGCTTTCAGTCACAAGGACTTTTTACATATCCTCCCAAATATAATCGCGCTTTATAGCTATGGCAAAAGA ATGGAACAACGCTTTGGGCCTGAATTTCTGCTTAAGTTGTATCTGGCTGGGGCTTTTACTGGCTCGGTTTCATTCCTGTTGCATCGGGTTTTTCTTGCCTTGTCATCAAAG GACAAGCAATCGTGTGAATCGGACCGTTCAAAACTTGCAGCTTAT ggAGCAAGTGATGCAGTGATGGCTATCTTGATGCTTGATACATTACTCACCCCAGTGAATATTTCACTTGGCAAGTTTACAATACCTGCCCATGCTCTATTAGCG GGGAGTTATATTTGGGATGATATACAAAAACTAAAG GAAGATAATAAAATTTCAGGATCTGCTCACTTGGGTGGTGCTGCGGTTGGAATCATAACTTGGGCATGGCTGAGAAAGGGGCGGTTATAA